A genomic segment from Branchiostoma floridae strain S238N-H82 chromosome 7, Bfl_VNyyK, whole genome shotgun sequence encodes:
- the LOC118419506 gene encoding cytokine receptor-like factor 1 isoform X1: MATRSAVRSSLVAVSVLLMTILNLSVQNNVQPVTPVAEIGSSSFTFNCTVNRTDLTANDTVWKHYSEELPQKWYKIVDATLIQLVIPNITESSRGIYECRSRLDNRHLIGGEILEVGYPPDQPTFERCLSDNLGPFTCWWNRGRDPILKTTYNLTYTFNDGSGLPYTCPDLEVLEDSSSLACHWGYTSAGLEHRFMLTAQNALGSQKTWPPTYVNPSHFGKSNEQKRSEKGPMIFTKRKYACILKSALEHQ; this comes from the exons ttcAAAACAACGTTCAACCCGTAACTCCGGTGGCCGAAATAGGCTCCTCTTCGTTCACCTTCAACTGCACCGTGAACCGAACGGACCTCACGGCGAACGACACTGTCTGGAAGCACTACAGCGAGGAGCTTCCGCAGAAATGGTACAAGATCGTTGACGCTACCCTGATCCAGCTGGTCATCCCCAACATCACGGAGAGCTCGCGGGGAATCTACGAGTGTCGCTCACGTTTGGACAACCGGCACCTAATTGGGGGGGAGATTCTTGAAGTCGGTT ATCCTCCCGATCAGCCCACGTTCGAGCGCTGTCTGTCGGACAATCTCGGACCCTTCACGTGTTGGTGGAACCGCGGGCGCGAcccgatactcaaaacaacgtaCAACCTGACTTACACCTTCAA TGACGGTAGTGGGCTACCATACACCTGTCCCGACCTTGAGGTTTTAGAAGATTCCAGTTCCCTAGCATGCCACTGGGGATACACTAGTGCTGGGCTTGAACACAGGTTCATGCTTACAGCCCAAAACGCCCTGGGCTCACAGAAGACATGGCCACCAACATACGTCAATCCCAGCCATTTTGGTAAAAGTAATGAACAAAAAAGATCAGAGAAAGGACCAATGATTTTCACAAAAAGGAAATATGCATGCATTCTGAAATCAGCACTAGAACACCAGTAA